A genomic window from Nocardioides jiangxiensis includes:
- a CDS encoding DUF1003 domain-containing protein: MSTEQPMRPSHPGVAAYLEKRGSNAQHRLADAITAFAGSMWFVYIHAVAFTVWMLVGERSPWPTLTLVVSLEAIFLSTFVMIGQNRQAALVQAKADHDFVEQELELKTNTEITRAIHQLTTELHRRLLDDGA, encoded by the coding sequence ATGAGTACCGAGCAGCCCATGCGTCCGTCGCACCCCGGCGTCGCGGCGTACCTCGAGAAGCGCGGGTCCAACGCGCAGCACCGTCTCGCCGACGCGATCACGGCGTTCGCGGGGTCCATGTGGTTCGTCTACATCCACGCGGTGGCCTTCACCGTGTGGATGCTCGTGGGGGAGCGGAGCCCGTGGCCGACGCTGACCCTCGTCGTGTCGCTCGAGGCGATCTTCCTGTCGACGTTCGTGATGATCGGGCAGAACCGCCAGGCGGCGCTCGTGCAGGCGAAGGCCGACCACGACTTCGTGGAGCAGGAGCTCGAGCTGAAGACGAACACCGAGATCACCCGGGCGATCCACCAGCTGACGACGGAGCTGCACCGCCGCCTCCTCGACGACGGAGCGTGA
- a CDS encoding flavodoxin family protein, with translation MARLLVVHHSPTRSLQALTDAVVAGAHDESIEGVEVVVRPALEANADDVLAADGYLLGTTANFGYMSGALKHFFDSTFLAIGGQLDDSGSTDVANDSGTTARRPFGLYLHGHYDLTGAVRSVTSITGALGWRQGYEVLGVLGEVTDAHREAAYELGGTIAALVSDGS, from the coding sequence ATGGCCCGGCTTCTGGTGGTCCACCACTCCCCGACCCGCTCCCTGCAGGCGCTGACGGACGCCGTGGTGGCCGGTGCCCACGACGAGAGCATCGAGGGCGTCGAGGTGGTCGTCCGCCCCGCCCTCGAGGCGAACGCCGACGACGTGCTCGCCGCCGACGGCTACCTGCTCGGCACCACCGCGAACTTCGGCTACATGAGCGGGGCGCTGAAGCACTTCTTCGACTCGACCTTCCTCGCCATCGGCGGCCAGCTCGACGACTCCGGTTCCACCGACGTCGCCAACGACAGCGGCACCACGGCCCGGCGCCCGTTCGGCCTCTACCTGCACGGCCACTACGACCTCACCGGAGCCGTCCGCAGCGTCACCAGCATCACCGGCGCACTCGGCTGGCGCCAGGGATACGAGGTCCTCGGCGTGCTCGGCGAGGTCACCGACGCACACCGCGAGGCGGCGTACGAGCTGGGCGGTACGATCGCGGCGCTCGTGAGCGACGGCTCCTGA
- a CDS encoding septum formation family protein has product MMVRSVLRVCALAGAFVVSAAALLALSGCGTALPANVDPDQVDAVDPPAVGACRVLTPRDVEQHPSNATRTVPCSKPHTAETYAVGELPADLDDAAYDSREVARTLYELCTDGFARHLGADESVAMRTILSWAKFQPSEKAWKKGARWYRCDLVGGTEDVAKDRYLDLPTHTRNLLRGTRPPDRWMACARGASIATSTKVPCTRKHDWRAATTIKVGDPGEAYPGDRAIEVKTREYCHSSISAWLNYALDFQFGYTWFHEAEWEAGIRRSVCWARTDT; this is encoded by the coding sequence ATGATGGTGCGAAGCGTGCTGCGCGTGTGTGCGCTCGCCGGCGCCTTCGTGGTGTCCGCGGCTGCGCTCCTGGCGCTCTCGGGCTGCGGCACGGCCCTGCCCGCGAACGTCGATCCCGACCAGGTCGATGCGGTCGACCCGCCGGCTGTCGGCGCCTGCCGTGTCCTCACGCCACGCGACGTCGAGCAGCACCCGAGCAACGCCACCCGCACCGTTCCGTGCAGCAAGCCCCACACCGCCGAGACGTACGCCGTCGGCGAGTTGCCCGCCGACCTCGACGACGCGGCGTACGACAGCCGCGAGGTGGCCCGGACCCTCTACGAGCTCTGCACGGACGGGTTCGCCCGTCACCTCGGCGCCGACGAGTCGGTCGCCATGCGCACGATCCTGAGCTGGGCGAAGTTCCAGCCCTCGGAGAAGGCGTGGAAGAAGGGGGCGCGCTGGTACCGCTGCGACCTCGTGGGCGGCACCGAAGACGTCGCGAAGGACCGCTACCTGGACCTCCCGACGCACACGCGGAACCTGCTGCGCGGCACCCGGCCGCCGGACCGCTGGATGGCCTGCGCACGTGGTGCCTCGATCGCCACCAGCACGAAGGTCCCCTGCACGAGGAAGCACGACTGGCGCGCGGCGACGACCATCAAGGTCGGCGACCCCGGTGAGGCCTATCCGGGCGACCGCGCCATCGAGGTGAAGACCCGCGAGTACTGCCACAGCTCCATCAGCGCGTGGCTCAACTACGCCCTGGACTTCCAGTTCGGGTACACGTGGTTCCACGAGGCCGAGTGGGAGGCGGGGATCCGCCGGTCGGTCTGCTGGGCACGAACGGACACGTGA
- a CDS encoding septum formation family protein encodes MRITPLVLAAGLLLGTAACSDPKPAAAPSSTPMPPPTAAAAPVPPAHGCYDLSYQAALASTSDARPVDCSKAHTVRTFFVGQADTLTAGGHLLAIDSEKVRRQMATTCPQRFASYVGGNTEERRLSMLSPVWFGPTLKESDEGQSWLRCDVIALASEGRLARLGGRLEKVLDKADGRDRWGRCATAKPGTRNAHQVICSVDHAWRAVATVDVKGGPKGAFPGAKAADAAGAACEDKVRAKASDKLSFTWGWTPPTKAQWDAGQHYGFCWAPGKQ; translated from the coding sequence ATGCGCATCACTCCCCTGGTGCTCGCCGCCGGCCTGCTGCTGGGGACGGCGGCCTGCTCCGACCCGAAGCCCGCCGCGGCGCCGTCGTCGACGCCCATGCCGCCGCCCACCGCAGCCGCCGCCCCCGTGCCACCGGCGCATGGCTGCTACGACCTCTCCTACCAGGCAGCCCTGGCGTCGACCAGCGACGCCAGGCCGGTCGACTGCAGCAAGGCCCACACCGTCCGCACGTTCTTCGTCGGCCAGGCCGACACCCTCACGGCGGGCGGCCACCTGCTCGCGATCGACTCCGAGAAGGTACGTCGGCAGATGGCCACCACCTGCCCGCAGCGCTTCGCGTCGTACGTCGGCGGGAACACGGAGGAGCGGCGGCTGAGCATGCTCTCGCCGGTCTGGTTCGGACCGACGCTGAAGGAGTCCGACGAAGGCCAGTCGTGGCTGCGGTGCGACGTGATCGCGCTGGCCTCGGAAGGCAGGCTCGCGCGACTCGGCGGCCGGCTGGAGAAGGTCCTCGACAAGGCCGACGGGCGCGACCGCTGGGGCCGCTGCGCCACCGCCAAGCCGGGCACCCGCAACGCACACCAGGTGATCTGCTCCGTCGACCACGCCTGGCGCGCCGTGGCGACCGTCGACGTCAAGGGAGGCCCGAAGGGCGCCTTCCCCGGTGCGAAGGCAGCCGATGCCGCTGGCGCTGCGTGTGAGGACAAGGTGCGCGCGAAGGCGAGCGACAAGCTCAGCTTCACCTGGGGCTGGACGCCGCCCACCAAGGCGCAGTGGGACGCGGGCCAGCACTACGGCTTCTGCTGGGCGCCCGGCAAGCAGTAG
- the era gene encoding GTPase Era, protein MSEHDRDFDIKGVAPAGPIHGQVAEGYRSGFACFVGRPNAGKSTLTNALVGSKVVITSNKPQTTRTVVKGIVHREDGQLILVDTPGLHRPRTLLGERLNDLVMTTWSEVDVVAVCFPADEKIGPGDTFIVNELAKVRRTTKIAIATKTDKATPEQLAAHLLSIVELGEKTGTEWAEIVPVSAVGDSQVDLLADLLINLLPEGPQLYPDGELTDAPEQAIAAELIREAALEGVHDELPHSIAVVIEEMNLREGRPADKPLLDIHANLYVERDSQKGIIIGHKGSRLREVGTQARKGISAMLGTPVYLDLHVKVAKDWQRDPRQLRKLGF, encoded by the coding sequence ATGAGCGAGCACGACCGCGACTTCGACATCAAGGGCGTGGCGCCGGCCGGGCCGATCCACGGGCAGGTCGCCGAGGGCTACCGCAGCGGCTTCGCCTGCTTCGTGGGCCGTCCCAACGCCGGCAAGTCCACCCTGACCAACGCGCTGGTCGGCTCGAAGGTGGTGATCACCTCCAACAAGCCGCAGACCACCCGCACTGTGGTGAAGGGCATCGTGCACCGCGAGGACGGTCAGCTGATCCTCGTCGACACCCCCGGCCTGCACCGCCCGCGCACCCTGCTCGGCGAGCGCCTCAACGACCTGGTGATGACGACCTGGTCCGAGGTCGACGTGGTGGCGGTCTGCTTCCCGGCCGATGAGAAGATCGGCCCGGGTGACACCTTCATCGTCAACGAGCTGGCCAAGGTGCGGCGCACCACCAAGATCGCGATCGCGACCAAGACCGACAAGGCCACGCCCGAGCAGCTCGCTGCGCACCTGCTCTCGATCGTCGAGCTCGGCGAGAAGACCGGCACCGAGTGGGCCGAGATCGTGCCCGTCTCGGCGGTGGGTGACAGCCAGGTCGACCTGCTCGCCGACCTGCTGATCAACCTGCTCCCCGAGGGGCCCCAGCTCTATCCCGACGGCGAGCTGACCGACGCGCCGGAGCAGGCGATCGCCGCTGAGCTGATCCGCGAGGCCGCGCTCGAGGGCGTGCACGACGAGCTGCCCCACTCGATCGCCGTGGTGATCGAGGAGATGAACCTCCGCGAGGGGCGCCCCGCCGACAAGCCGCTGCTGGACATCCACGCCAACCTCTACGTCGAGCGCGACAGCCAGAAGGGCATCATCATCGGCCACAAGGGGTCGCGCCTGCGCGAGGTCGGCACCCAGGCGCGCAAGGGGATCTCGGCGATGCTCGGCACGCCGGTCTACCTCGACCTGCACGTGAAGGTGGCCAAGGACTGGCAGCGCGACCCGCGCCAGCTCCGCAAGCTCGGCTTCTGA
- a CDS encoding siderophore-interacting protein, producing MSTRAAQYPATVLRREQLSDHFVRIVLGGDGLAEFTSTGIPDEWVALTVPGQFQTRYYTVRSWAGGELTLDIVVHDHGLVTEWAAGDCVGDVVTVSAPKGSFDMPESAQWLLLVGDLTALPAIARTMETVSVPVTAWVEIPGTPLTDYLDNAVAGGEITWVPVPHDAETATAAIVEGIEWPEGEGYFWMAGESAQMRAIRKHLMREVKLPTSAYDVMGYWRGGGHQRQPRAIDPGPIWREGKAQGKTDDEIWAAYDAARSAAEEQA from the coding sequence GTGAGCACCCGAGCAGCGCAGTACCCCGCGACCGTCCTCAGGCGGGAGCAGCTCTCCGACCACTTCGTGCGGATCGTGCTCGGCGGCGACGGGCTGGCGGAGTTCACGTCGACGGGGATCCCCGACGAGTGGGTCGCTCTGACGGTGCCCGGCCAGTTCCAGACGCGCTACTACACGGTGCGCTCCTGGGCGGGCGGGGAGCTCACCCTCGACATCGTGGTCCACGACCACGGGCTGGTGACCGAGTGGGCTGCCGGCGACTGCGTGGGCGACGTCGTCACGGTCAGTGCGCCCAAGGGCAGCTTCGACATGCCGGAGTCCGCACAGTGGCTGCTGCTGGTCGGTGACCTGACCGCGCTGCCCGCGATCGCGCGCACCATGGAGACCGTCTCGGTGCCGGTCACCGCGTGGGTCGAGATCCCCGGCACGCCGCTGACCGACTACCTCGACAACGCGGTGGCGGGCGGCGAGATCACCTGGGTGCCGGTCCCGCACGACGCCGAGACGGCCACCGCCGCCATCGTCGAGGGCATCGAGTGGCCCGAGGGCGAGGGCTACTTCTGGATGGCTGGGGAGTCAGCGCAGATGCGCGCGATCCGCAAGCACCTCATGCGGGAGGTGAAGCTCCCGACCAGCGCGTACGACGTCATGGGCTACTGGCGCGGAGGCGGACACCAGCGCCAGCCTCGCGCCATCGACCCGGGCCCGATCTGGCGCGAGGGCAAGGCGCAGGGCAAGACCGACGACGAGATCTGGGCGGCGTACGACGCAGCCCGCAGCGCTGCGGAGGAGCAGGCATGA
- a CDS encoding SAM-dependent methyltransferase, whose translation MARIAEVLDGFFDGGLPIRLTAYDGSEAGDTACPYTMEVATPRGLAYLLTAPGDLGLARAYVSGDLVLHGTHPGDPYPLLSRIVGHTDIARPGPVEVVRLMAELGVSHFVPPKPPPEEHLPAWRHKLEGLRWFLRHSEERDADAIHHHYDVSNRFYEMVLGPSMTYTCALFPKPVATLEEAQDAKYDLICRKLDLRPGQRLLDLGCGWGGMVRFAAREYGVRALGVTLSREQASWAQRAIKEQQLDHLAEVRHMDYRHVEETGFDAISSIGLTEHIGVANYPAYFGFVHDRLKPDGRFLNHCITRADSRHGAKAGAFIDRYVFPDGELATSGTIVAALEDAFLEVQHHENIRRHYALTLAGWNRNLVENWDEAVAEVGLGTARVWGLYMAGSRIGFERNEIQLHHVLATKTVDGQTTYPMRHAFGA comes from the coding sequence ATGGCACGGATCGCCGAGGTGCTGGACGGGTTCTTCGACGGCGGGCTCCCGATCCGCCTCACGGCGTACGACGGCAGCGAGGCGGGGGACACCGCCTGCCCGTACACGATGGAGGTGGCGACGCCGCGCGGCCTGGCGTACCTCCTCACCGCGCCCGGAGACCTGGGCCTGGCGAGGGCGTACGTGAGCGGTGACCTCGTGCTCCACGGCACCCACCCCGGCGATCCCTACCCGCTGCTCTCCCGGATCGTCGGGCACACCGACATCGCCCGCCCCGGGCCGGTCGAGGTCGTGAGGCTGATGGCCGAGCTCGGCGTCTCGCACTTCGTGCCGCCCAAGCCGCCCCCGGAGGAGCACCTGCCGGCCTGGCGGCACAAGCTCGAGGGCCTGCGCTGGTTCCTGCGGCACTCCGAGGAGCGCGACGCCGACGCGATCCACCACCACTACGACGTCTCCAACCGGTTCTACGAGATGGTGCTCGGGCCGTCGATGACCTACACCTGCGCGCTCTTCCCCAAGCCGGTGGCGACCCTGGAGGAGGCACAGGACGCGAAGTACGACCTGATCTGCCGCAAGCTCGACCTCCGGCCGGGGCAGCGCCTGCTCGACCTGGGCTGCGGCTGGGGCGGGATGGTCCGCTTCGCCGCCCGGGAGTACGGCGTCCGCGCTCTCGGAGTGACGCTCTCGCGTGAGCAGGCCTCGTGGGCGCAGCGGGCGATCAAGGAGCAGCAGCTCGACCACCTCGCCGAGGTGCGACACATGGACTACCGCCACGTGGAGGAGACCGGGTTCGACGCGATCAGCTCGATCGGGCTGACCGAGCACATCGGCGTCGCCAACTACCCGGCGTACTTCGGGTTCGTGCACGACCGGCTCAAGCCCGACGGTCGCTTCCTCAACCACTGCATCACCCGCGCCGACAGCCGGCACGGCGCCAAGGCCGGTGCCTTCATCGACCGCTACGTCTTCCCCGACGGCGAGCTCGCGACGTCGGGCACCATCGTGGCTGCCCTGGAGGACGCCTTCCTCGAGGTGCAGCACCACGAGAACATCCGGCGCCACTACGCCCTCACGCTGGCCGGCTGGAACCGCAACCTCGTCGAGAACTGGGACGAGGCGGTCGCCGAGGTGGGGCTGGGCACGGCACGGGTGTGGGGCCTCTACATGGCCGGGTCGCGGATCGGCTTCGAGCGCAACGAGATCCAGCTGCACCACGTCCTGGCGACCAAGACCGTCGACGGCCAGACCACCTACCCGATGCGCCACGCATTCGGGGCGTGA
- a CDS encoding FAD-binding oxidoreductase gives MSTPVGWQQHREGVARLLTSYAAIPPGAPVRLRKKTSNLFRPRAEVEAGLDVSGLDGVIEVDPRAGVAEVQGMCTYEHLVEATLPHGLVPYVVPQLRTITLGGAVTGLGIEATSFRLGLPHESVLAMDVLTGAGEIVTTMPGDPLFDAFPNSYGSLGYATRLRIALEPAPAYVRLRHVRFSDAGMLEKAIAEVVETGEWEGEQVHAMDGVAFAPGELVLTLAHWTDDPGDQWPSDYTGGHVFYRSLQERESDVLTMHDYLWRWDTDWFWCSKAFGAQHPLVRAVWPRRWRRSDVYHRLLGLDQRFGISRRLDERAGRPAAERVVQDVEVPLDRLGEFLAWFDAEVGMRPVWLCPLRLSREAPAGARPWSSYPLEAGTTYVNVGFWGTVRVGEGADEGPTNRAIEAKVSELGGHKSLYSEAFYAPSEFNRLYNGDNLAAVKQQYDPGGRLTSLYDKAVHRR, from the coding sequence GTGTCCACCCCGGTCGGCTGGCAGCAGCACCGGGAGGGCGTGGCACGGCTCCTGACGTCGTACGCCGCGATCCCGCCCGGCGCCCCGGTGCGCCTGCGCAAGAAGACGTCGAACCTCTTCCGGCCGCGCGCCGAGGTCGAGGCGGGTCTGGACGTCTCCGGCCTCGACGGTGTCATCGAGGTCGACCCGCGCGCCGGTGTCGCGGAGGTGCAGGGGATGTGCACCTACGAGCACCTGGTCGAGGCGACGCTCCCGCACGGCCTCGTGCCGTACGTCGTGCCCCAGCTGCGGACCATCACGCTGGGCGGCGCCGTGACCGGCCTCGGCATCGAGGCGACCAGCTTCCGCCTCGGCCTCCCGCACGAGAGCGTCCTGGCGATGGACGTCCTGACCGGTGCCGGCGAGATCGTGACGACCATGCCGGGCGACCCGCTGTTCGACGCGTTCCCCAACTCCTACGGTTCCCTGGGCTACGCGACGCGCCTGCGGATCGCGCTCGAGCCGGCGCCGGCGTACGTCCGGCTGCGGCACGTGCGCTTCTCCGACGCGGGCATGCTCGAGAAGGCGATCGCCGAGGTCGTGGAGACGGGGGAGTGGGAGGGCGAGCAGGTGCACGCGATGGACGGCGTGGCCTTCGCCCCGGGAGAGCTCGTGCTGACCCTCGCCCACTGGACCGACGACCCGGGCGACCAGTGGCCCTCGGACTACACCGGCGGCCACGTCTTCTACCGGTCGCTCCAGGAGCGCGAGTCCGACGTCCTCACCATGCACGACTACCTCTGGCGCTGGGACACCGACTGGTTCTGGTGCAGCAAGGCCTTCGGGGCGCAGCACCCGCTGGTCCGCGCTGTCTGGCCCCGGCGGTGGCGTCGCTCCGACGTCTACCACCGGCTGCTCGGTCTCGACCAGCGCTTCGGGATCTCACGCCGCCTCGACGAGCGCGCCGGGCGGCCCGCCGCCGAGCGGGTCGTGCAGGACGTCGAGGTGCCGCTCGACCGGCTGGGGGAGTTCCTCGCCTGGTTCGACGCCGAGGTCGGGATGCGTCCGGTCTGGCTCTGTCCCCTGCGGTTGAGCCGTGAGGCACCCGCGGGGGCGCGTCCGTGGTCGTCGTACCCGCTCGAGGCCGGGACGACCTACGTCAACGTCGGCTTCTGGGGCACCGTCCGGGTCGGCGAGGGCGCGGACGAGGGTCCCACCAACCGCGCCATCGAGGCGAAGGTCAGCGAGCTGGGCGGCCACAAGTCGCTCTACAGCGAGGCCTTCTACGCGCCATCCGAGTTCAACCGGCTCTACAACGGCGACAACCTCGCCGCGGTGAAGCAGCAGTACGACCCCGGCGGGCGACTGACCTCGCTCTACGACAAGGCAGTGCACAGGAGGTAG